In Bradyrhizobium sp. 195, the sequence GAACCGGCCCAAGGCGTTAGCCAAACCGCTGCCGAAGACGGCGTGAGGTGAACATGTCCCAGTCGCTGTTCTACGCCTTCCTCATCTTCATGGTCGTGATGTATTTCACGCCCGGGCCGAACAACATCATGCTGCTGTCGTCGGGCCTGACCTACGGCTTCCGGCGCACCATCCCTCACATCGTCGGCATCGTCCTCGGCTTCGCCTTCATGGTCGGCGCTGTCGGTCTCGGGCTTGGCTCCGTGTTTCTGGCCTATCCGATCCTCCAGACCATCCTGAAATATGCCGGTGCCGCCTACCTGATCTATCTTGCCGCCGCGATTGCCATGTCCGGCCCGACCAAGTCGGGGGAGGGGGACGGCCGCGGCCCGATGACCTTCTGGGGCGCGGCGATGTTCCAATGGATCAACGCGAAGGGCTGGGTGATCGTGATCGGCACCATCACCGCCTATGCGGCGATCGCCCAATTCCCGCTCAACATCGCGATCCAGACCCTGATCAGCCTGATCGTCGGCACGGTCTCGACCGTGGTCTGGGCCCTGTTCGGCTCCGCGTTGCGGCCGGTCCTGACCTCGGAGCGGCTGGTCCGCGCCTTCAATATCCTGATGGCGATCCTGCTGCTGGCCTCCCTCTACCCCGTTTTCATGGATGCATGATGTCGCGGATTTCCATGCAGAAACGGGTTTCCCTAAGGGCTGAAAATGCTCTAGACAGCCCCCGAAATCCGCAAATTTCACCCTTCGGACACTGACCAATGGCCGATTTTCGGCCCTGAACGAGGAAACGACCATGCGTGTTTATTACGATCGCGACGCCGACCTGAACCTGATCAAGGGCAAGAAGGTCGCCATCGTCGGCTATGGCAGCCAGGGCCACGCCCATGCGCTCAACCTGAAGGATTCCGGCGTCAAGGAAGTCGCCATCGCGCTGCGCAAAGACTCGGGCTCGGTCAAGAAGGCGGAGGCCGCCGGCTTCAAGGTGATGGAAGTTGCCGAAGCCGCCAAATGGGCCGACCTCGTCATGATGCTGACCCCTGACGAGCTCCAGGGCGACATCTATCGCGATCACCTGCACGACAACATGAAGAAGGGCGCCGCCCTCGTCTTCGCGCACGGCCTCAACGTCCACTTCAACCTGCTCGATCCGCGCGCCGACCTCGACGTGCTGATGATCGCGCCGAAGGGCCCCGGCCACACCGTTCGCTCCGAATATCAGCGCGGCGGCGGCGTGCCCTGCCTGATCGCGATCGCCAAGGACGTCTCGGGCAACGCCCATGACCTCGGCCTGTCCTACGCCTCCGCTGTCGGCGGCGGCCGCGCCGGCATCATTGAGACCACCTTCAAGGAAGAGTGCGAGACCGACCTGTTCGGCGAGCAGGTCGTGCTCTGCGGCGGCCTGGTCGAGCTGATCAAGGGCGGCTACGAGACCCTGGTCGAAGCCGGCTACGCGCCGGAGATGGCCTATTTCGAGTGCCTGCACGAAGTGAAGCTGATCGTCGACCTGATCTACGAAGGCGGCATCGCCAACATGAACTACTCGATCTCCAACACCGCGGAGTATGGCGAGTACGTCACCGGTCCCCGCATCGTCACCGCCGAGACCAAGGCCGAGATGAAGCGCGTTCTCGCCGACATCCAGGGCGGCAAGTTCGCCCGCGACTGGATGCTCGAGAACAAGGTCAACCAGACCTCGTTCAAGGCGACCCGCGCCAAGCTCGCCCAGCATCCGATCGAGGAAGTCGGCGCCAAGCTGCGCGACATGATGCCCTGGATCAAGAAGGGCGCGCTGGTCGACAAGTCGAAGAACTAAGTCGCCGTTTTCCGGACGCAGCGCATCACGTCAGTGGTGCGCTGCTGATCCGGGGTCCAGTGCGGCTTCTGGATCCGGCTCTGCGCTTCCCCCTTCGCACCACCGCCGTTTTCCGACATGATCGCGGGAACCTTGAGGGGAGGGCAACCATGCGATCTGTCGTCGTCACCGGCGCATCCACCGGCATCGGCTGGGCCATTGCAAAATTTCTGATCGGACGCGGTTTTCGCGTGTTCGGCAGCGTCCGCAAGCAGGCCGATGCCGAGAAGCTCAAGGCTGAGTTCGGCGCGAACTTCGCGCCGCTGCTGTTCGACGTCACCGACGAGGCCGCCGTGCTCGCCGCGGCACGAGAGGTGCGCGAGGCGCTGGGCGGCGAGACGCTGGCGGGTCTCGTCAACAACGCCGGTATCGCCGTCGCCGGTCCCGTCCTCGAATTGTCGGCCGATGACTTCCGCCGCCAGATGGACATCAACGTCATGGGTCCCGTCATCGCGACCCAGGCGTTCGGGCCCTTGCTCGGGGCCGATCCGTCGTTGAAGGGGCCGAAGGGGCGGATCGTGATGATCAGCTCGGTCGCGGGCAAGAACGGCAATCCGCTATCGGCGCCCTACTGCACCTCCAAGCACGCTGTCGAGGGACTGTCGGAAAGCCTGCGCCGCGAATTGATGCTGTTCGGCATCGACGTCATCATCGTCGCCCCCGGCGCGGTGAAGACGCCGATCTGGAGCAAGGCCGAACAGATCGATCTGTCCGTCTACCAGAACTCGCCCTATCTACCGGCGCTGAACAAGGTCATGGCCTTCATGATGGACCTCGGCGCGAAGGGCCTTCCGGCGGAACGGATCGCCGAAATCGTGTTCGAGGCACTGACTGCGACAAGCCCCAAGGTGCGCTACCAGATCACGCCTGACCCGGTTCGCCATCTGATCGGGGCCGTGCTGCCGAAACGGACGATCGACCGGATCATCGCCAAGCGGCTCGGGCTATTGCCACAGTAAGGCAGGCTCTTCAGCCCGCCGCAACGGTCTGTCCACGCGGGTGGCGGGCCATTGCGATCATGCGCAACGCCATCACGATGAGGAGCGGAATGAGGAACGCGGTGTAGAGCGGCATCGCCGGCACGCGTTTGCCGAACGAGACCATGAACTGGAACCAGAGGTAATAGCCGCCCGCAAGGTGCAGCGCGCGCCAGACGCGGGGTCCGATCAGTGCGGCCGAGCGATCGAACGAGGTCGCACTCATCGCGATGATGAAGGCATAGCCGATGCCACCGAAGATGTAGGAGACGGGCGAAGTGGCCTCAGCGAAGCCGGCTGGATCCATCCTGGCGAAGGCGACGATCGCGACCGCGTGGATGGCGTGGGAAGCGGCAAAACTCAAGCCGAGATAGCGGCGGTTGCGGCGCTGCCAGCGCGTCCAGGCATTGGGCCACAGCCGCGCCAGCGCCGCGGCGCTGAAGGCAAGGCAGAACAGCAGCAGCGAGCTTCGTGCAGTGAAACGGATCACCATCCGCACGCCCTCGACCTCGAACTGCCGCATCGAGGCGATCCACAGGCTGAGCATGATCAGGCTCAATGAGAGGACGGCAAGCAGCCGCCAGCCCTCGAACCAGCCTTGACGTTGTGACATGGCAATCTCCTCCCTGATGTAATCATCGATTACATTTCGGGATGGCGGCGGGGTCAATGGTGTAATCGCTGCTTACATTCACGTTCGGGTGATGCTAGAAACCCTCCATGCCCGCCCGACAAACGGCCAAGCCGCGCGCCCGCCGCAACAGCTCCGAAGCCCGGCCCTATCATCACGGCGACCTCCGCCGCGTGTTGATCGATGCTGCGCTGCAACTCGCCGCCGAGGGTGCCGAAATCTCGGTGCGTGAGGCCGCACGCCGGGCCGCGGTTTCGCCGGGGGCACCGTTCCGGCACTTCCCCAACCGCGACGCGCTGATGGCCGCGGTGGCCGAGGAGGCGCAGCGGCGCTTTCGCGTGGAGATCGAGGTGGCGCTGGACCAGGCATCGGCCACCAACCCGCTCGGCCGCTTCCGCGCCTTCGGTCTCGCTTACCTGCGCTGGGCGATGCGAAACCCTTCGCATTTCGAGATCATCTCTACTGGACGCTATTTCGCCCATGGCAGCTCCATTGAGCTGACCCGCGACAATGCCGAGCTGATCGGTCTGACGGAGCAGATGCTGGCTGAAGCGGCAGACCAGGGCCTGCTGCGGTCGGCCGACCTCAAGCGCATCCAGATCGCCGGCCGCGCCCTGGTCTACGGTTTCGCCCGGATGAACCTCGATGGCCACTTTCCACGTTGGGGGGTGGAGGAGGGCGAGATCGAGCGGATGGCGGAGGGGGTGCTCGACCTCTTCATCGCGGGGATTGCCAAACCCTAGCGTCGCTGCTGCCGCTCACTAACAATAAGCGAAACTCGGATCACGGCACGCGTTGCTTGTGCTTGATGGTTCCGTTACAGTTTTATGACACGGTGCAGGCTTCCGGCTGCGCCGGATGCCCTCGCCGTCGCTAGGCCGGCCAGACGGCTAGGTAAAATTGCGCCGGACCAGCTGTTGCGTGTCGTCGATGGCGTCCGCGCCTAATCCAGGTCCTTCTGCCGCCACCGCCGCCCTCGCCAGCGTCGCCGCGCTCGGCATCTGGCGGCTGCTCGCCGTTGCCGCGCCGCATCTGGCCGCACTCGCGCTGATGTACCAGACCGAGACCGATTTCGGCTCGCGCCTCTCCTTTGCGCTCGCCTGGGGCATCCTCAACTTCTTCTGGATCACGCTGCTGCGCCGGCCGGCGCTATCAGGCGCGCTGTCGCTGACCATGGTCGTCGTGCTGGTGCTGCTGTCGCGGCTCAAGCACGACGTGGTGCAGATGACGGTCAACTTCATCGATCTGATGATGATCGACCGCGACACCGTCGCATTCCTGTTCACGATCTTCCCGAATTTGCGCTGGTCGGTGATCCTGGCCGGCCTCGTCACGCTGCCGCTGATGTATGCGCTGTGGTGGCTCGATCCGTTCCGTATCCGCCGCCTGCCGGCGTTCGCCTGCAAGCTCGCCTGTCTTGCCGCACTGGTCGGCTATTCGCTCTATCATCCGGACGAGGCCTGGCGCGGCTATTACGACGATGGCTATCTGTCTAAATTTTTCCGCTCCGGCGTCAGCTCGGTCTCCGACTTCGTGCAATACGGCTTCATGGAATCGGCCGCTTCGACCAATGAGCGGCTCAACATGCCGCTGCTCGATTCCTGCCATCCCGCGGGCCGCCGGCCGAACATCATCATGATCCATGATGAATCCAGCTTCGACATCCGCGCCGCACGGGGCATCAAGGTGCCGCCGCGCTATGGCGATCACTTCAGGTCCTGGGACGGCAAGCAGCGCACGTTCCTCGCCGAGAGCAACGGCGGGCCGAGCTGGTTCACCGAATACAACGTGCTCGCGGGACTTTCCTCGCGTTCGTTCGGCCGCTTCGCTTATTTCGTGACGCGCATCGCCTCGAGCCGGGTCGAGCGCGGGCTGCCGCTGGCGCTGCGCCGCTGTGGCTACGACACGATGTCGCTCTATCCCGCCCATGGCGGCTTCATGGCCGCCCGCAGCTTCCAGTTGACGACCGGCATCGAACGCTTCCTCGATTCGAAGGACCTCGGTGCCAAGGATGTCGAGCCCGACAGCTTCTTCTACGACAAGGTGCTCCAGCTGATCGGCCAGCAGCCGCCGAACAAGCCGCTCTTCACCTTCATCTATCTCGGCGCCAATCATTTCCCCTGGGAGACACGCTTCCGCCCCGACCTGCTGCCGAACTGGCGCGCGCCGGGCAACGTGCCCTCCATCGACGAATATCTGCGCCGGCAGGCGATGAGCGCCGAGCAGTACAAGGCGTTCGTCGCGGGGCTGAAGAAGACGTTCCCCGGCGAGCCATTCCTGATCGTGCGTTACGGCGATCATCAGCCGG encodes:
- a CDS encoding LysE family translocator; this translates as MSQSLFYAFLIFMVVMYFTPGPNNIMLLSSGLTYGFRRTIPHIVGIVLGFAFMVGAVGLGLGSVFLAYPILQTILKYAGAAYLIYLAAAIAMSGPTKSGEGDGRGPMTFWGAAMFQWINAKGWVIVIGTITAYAAIAQFPLNIAIQTLISLIVGTVSTVVWALFGSALRPVLTSERLVRAFNILMAILLLASLYPVFMDA
- the ilvC gene encoding ketol-acid reductoisomerase, yielding MRVYYDRDADLNLIKGKKVAIVGYGSQGHAHALNLKDSGVKEVAIALRKDSGSVKKAEAAGFKVMEVAEAAKWADLVMMLTPDELQGDIYRDHLHDNMKKGAALVFAHGLNVHFNLLDPRADLDVLMIAPKGPGHTVRSEYQRGGGVPCLIAIAKDVSGNAHDLGLSYASAVGGGRAGIIETTFKEECETDLFGEQVVLCGGLVELIKGGYETLVEAGYAPEMAYFECLHEVKLIVDLIYEGGIANMNYSISNTAEYGEYVTGPRIVTAETKAEMKRVLADIQGGKFARDWMLENKVNQTSFKATRAKLAQHPIEEVGAKLRDMMPWIKKGALVDKSKN
- a CDS encoding SDR family oxidoreductase, which codes for MRSVVVTGASTGIGWAIAKFLIGRGFRVFGSVRKQADAEKLKAEFGANFAPLLFDVTDEAAVLAAAREVREALGGETLAGLVNNAGIAVAGPVLELSADDFRRQMDINVMGPVIATQAFGPLLGADPSLKGPKGRIVMISSVAGKNGNPLSAPYCTSKHAVEGLSESLRRELMLFGIDVIIVAPGAVKTPIWSKAEQIDLSVYQNSPYLPALNKVMAFMMDLGAKGLPAERIAEIVFEALTATSPKVRYQITPDPVRHLIGAVLPKRTIDRIIAKRLGLLPQ
- a CDS encoding TetR/AcrR family transcriptional regulator; translation: MPARQTAKPRARRNSSEARPYHHGDLRRVLIDAALQLAAEGAEISVREAARRAAVSPGAPFRHFPNRDALMAAVAEEAQRRFRVEIEVALDQASATNPLGRFRAFGLAYLRWAMRNPSHFEIISTGRYFAHGSSIELTRDNAELIGLTEQMLAEAADQGLLRSADLKRIQIAGRALVYGFARMNLDGHFPRWGVEEGEIERMAEGVLDLFIAGIAKP
- a CDS encoding sulfatase-like hydrolase/transferase, translating into MASAPNPGPSAATAALASVAALGIWRLLAVAAPHLAALALMYQTETDFGSRLSFALAWGILNFFWITLLRRPALSGALSLTMVVVLVLLSRLKHDVVQMTVNFIDLMMIDRDTVAFLFTIFPNLRWSVILAGLVTLPLMYALWWLDPFRIRRLPAFACKLACLAALVGYSLYHPDEAWRGYYDDGYLSKFFRSGVSSVSDFVQYGFMESAASTNERLNMPLLDSCHPAGRRPNIIMIHDESSFDIRAARGIKVPPRYGDHFRSWDGKQRTFLAESNGGPSWFTEYNVLAGLSSRSFGRFAYFVTRIASSRVERGLPLALRRCGYDTMSLYPAHGGFMAARSFQLTTGIERFLDSKDLGAKDVEPDSFFYDKVLQLIGQQPPNKPLFTFIYLGANHFPWETRFRPDLLPNWRAPGNVPSIDEYLRRQAMSAEQYKAFVAGLKKTFPGEPFLIVRYGDHQPEFAPAILEPGLDEGAIGKKLDAYDPRLYATYYAIDAVNFAPVRSEAVMDTIDGPYLPLVIQEAAGIPLDPSFAEQREIMLRCKGMFYSCKDGAEARRLNRLLIDAGMIRGL